The Nocardioides sp. S-1144 genome includes a region encoding these proteins:
- a CDS encoding alpha-(1->3)-arabinofuranosyltransferase domain-containing protein yields the protein MAMSFLQQPGSTTFDTKFDLTADPGAFLARSTTLWNPGSSFGELQNQAYGYLFPQGTFFLLGEVAGLPDWVTQRLWSGLVLVVAFEGCRRLVGALMPGCSAWAAWLGGAAYACAPRILGLDGVLTGEVLPTAVLPWVVLPVVLAHRGRLSPKTAAAASGVAMLFLGGVNAVGNLATLPVVFLVVVAGVRLPGGRDLLRWWLGAVVLASAWWALPLLVLGRFSPPFLDYIETSSAVVRPLGWTNVTRGADHWVGYFDVAGEPWWPGAYDIALSPLLIGATAVVAALGLWGLTRSTMPFRRAFLASFLLGALCLTLPRDGSLASPLQGPVQVLLDGSLAMLRNVHKVDPLLRLPLALGLAHLAARWTDVRVPRLATFAPLANALVLVLLLVSAQPLWTGQMRKDGWEAVPDPWFETAAFLDGVDGTGSALILPGSGFGLQTWGETIDEPMQGVARTPWVTRSQVPLTPGPTIRLLDAVQERVADGRGSPALAELLARSGIEYVVVRRDLDPAAGGITDLGRLDLALSRSPGLRKVAGFGSTGDLGGQSLIDVLEVEPEASRVVTVPTAQVPTLSGSSEDVLTAMEAGVLDPETPVVVEGERGWAADHPDIVGDGLRKRERGFGALEATGPVMTLDEPHRYRRAAYDFAGPESTPLVHAEYGGAFSTITASSSSAYSDSFGESRPDNAPYQAFDGVDATYWQSAPLLEPEGQWVEARFEQPVAASSVTLSTRPLDTGGVDLLRVRVTAGDNDVTIPVDPETGIAAARLSGTFDRLRVTVEETRGDASQGGQGVVAINEVALPGLVADRSLVLPDTGADGDTTFVLKARAHRRTCLDAGLGSNCWPVTGSRTSDEESGLFRTLSLDGAASWRVSGTVVARTTEGAQRLLTPFGGVQASASSVYLGEPGVAPQLAADADPATFWAAGQGDDEPTLRLSWGRPVLLDELRVVAAPDSMAPPTTATLVAGGETREVDLSRGIAEFEPLRARSVEVRFDAQPDSTRPLGVAEVTAPALQSLVEPLDRTSPTGAICGLGPEVVVDGVVHPTRVTGVIGDVVDGTALRLESCGAPIPVDAGTHRLGVVSTAQFAPASVVLRPSAQPDTAATSQADRPVVGSWGSTSRTVRLDPGPERLLVVNENFNPGWAASLDGTALEPVRVDGWKQGFVVPAGDGGDVDLDFGPGTTYRLALLAGLLGALALVLALVRGLRADRRRSVRTRSEVAERTAVLTVADQHRPRTAWVVAGAVALAVLGGPALLLGLLVGVVARRFLGDPGLVGALLVGAAGVAAGFVATTTPGLPPLLCDVVAGAGVGCVGFALLVGPGRRRPEPRASEEVDRVLVP from the coding sequence ATGGCGATGTCGTTCCTCCAGCAACCGGGGTCGACCACCTTCGACACCAAGTTCGACCTCACCGCCGACCCCGGGGCGTTCCTCGCCCGCAGCACCACGTTGTGGAACCCGGGATCCTCGTTCGGGGAGCTGCAGAACCAGGCCTACGGCTACCTGTTCCCGCAGGGGACCTTCTTCCTCCTGGGCGAGGTCGCGGGTCTGCCCGACTGGGTCACGCAGCGCCTGTGGAGCGGACTCGTGCTGGTCGTCGCCTTCGAGGGCTGCCGGCGGCTGGTCGGCGCGCTGATGCCGGGCTGCTCGGCCTGGGCCGCCTGGCTCGGTGGCGCCGCCTACGCCTGCGCCCCGCGGATCCTGGGCCTCGACGGCGTCCTCACCGGGGAGGTCCTGCCCACTGCCGTCCTGCCGTGGGTGGTGCTGCCCGTCGTGCTGGCGCACCGGGGTCGTCTCTCGCCGAAGACGGCCGCCGCCGCCTCGGGTGTCGCGATGCTGTTCCTCGGTGGCGTGAACGCGGTCGGGAACCTCGCCACGCTCCCCGTGGTCTTCCTCGTCGTCGTCGCCGGGGTCCGGCTCCCCGGCGGCCGGGACCTCCTGCGGTGGTGGCTGGGCGCCGTCGTGCTCGCGAGCGCCTGGTGGGCCCTCCCGCTGCTCGTCCTCGGTCGGTTCAGCCCACCGTTCCTGGACTACATCGAGACGTCAAGCGCCGTGGTCCGACCCCTGGGCTGGACCAACGTCACCCGCGGTGCCGACCACTGGGTCGGCTACTTCGACGTGGCCGGCGAGCCCTGGTGGCCCGGCGCCTACGACATCGCGCTGTCACCCCTGCTCATCGGGGCCACCGCCGTCGTGGCGGCACTGGGCCTGTGGGGCCTCACCAGGTCCACGATGCCGTTCCGGCGGGCGTTCCTGGCCAGCTTCCTGCTGGGAGCGCTGTGCCTGACGCTGCCGCGGGACGGCTCCCTGGCCTCACCGCTCCAGGGGCCCGTGCAGGTGCTGCTGGACGGCTCCCTGGCCATGCTGCGCAACGTCCACAAGGTCGACCCGCTCCTCCGTCTCCCGCTCGCCCTGGGGCTGGCCCACCTCGCGGCCCGGTGGACCGACGTCCGCGTGCCGCGCCTGGCGACCTTCGCCCCGCTCGCGAACGCCCTCGTCCTGGTCCTGCTGCTCGTGTCGGCCCAGCCGCTGTGGACCGGTCAGATGAGGAAGGACGGCTGGGAGGCGGTGCCGGACCCGTGGTTCGAGACGGCCGCCTTCCTCGACGGGGTCGACGGGACCGGGAGCGCCCTGATCCTCCCCGGGTCCGGCTTCGGGCTGCAGACCTGGGGAGAGACGATCGACGAGCCGATGCAGGGGGTGGCCCGGACGCCGTGGGTGACCCGCAGCCAGGTGCCGCTGACGCCGGGGCCGACCATCCGGCTGCTCGACGCCGTGCAGGAGCGGGTGGCCGACGGGCGCGGTTCGCCGGCGCTCGCGGAGCTGCTGGCCCGCTCCGGCATCGAGTACGTCGTGGTCCGCCGCGACCTCGACCCGGCCGCCGGGGGCATCACGGACCTCGGGCGGCTCGACCTCGCCCTGAGCCGGTCGCCGGGCCTGCGCAAGGTCGCCGGGTTCGGCAGCACCGGAGACCTCGGTGGGCAGTCGCTGATCGACGTGCTCGAGGTCGAGCCCGAGGCGAGCCGGGTCGTGACGGTGCCGACGGCGCAGGTGCCGACCCTGTCCGGCAGCTCCGAGGACGTCCTGACCGCGATGGAGGCCGGCGTCCTCGACCCGGAGACGCCGGTGGTGGTGGAGGGGGAGCGCGGCTGGGCCGCGGACCACCCGGACATCGTCGGCGACGGGCTGCGCAAGCGCGAGCGCGGCTTCGGTGCGCTGGAGGCGACCGGTCCCGTGATGACCCTCGACGAGCCGCACCGGTATCGGCGGGCCGCCTACGACTTCGCCGGTCCCGAGTCGACGCCGCTCGTCCACGCCGAGTACGGCGGCGCCTTCTCGACCATCACCGCGTCCTCGTCCTCGGCCTACAGCGACAGCTTCGGCGAGTCCCGCCCGGACAACGCCCCGTACCAGGCCTTCGACGGGGTCGACGCGACCTACTGGCAGTCCGCGCCGCTGCTGGAGCCCGAGGGACAGTGGGTCGAGGCGCGGTTCGAGCAGCCGGTGGCCGCCTCGAGCGTCACCCTCAGCACCCGCCCGCTCGACACCGGCGGCGTCGACCTCCTGCGGGTGCGCGTGACCGCGGGGGACAACGACGTCACCATCCCGGTCGACCCGGAGACGGGGATCGCCGCGGCCCGGCTGAGCGGCACCTTCGACCGGCTGCGGGTGACGGTGGAGGAGACCCGCGGCGACGCCTCGCAGGGCGGCCAGGGCGTCGTGGCCATCAACGAGGTGGCGCTCCCGGGTCTCGTGGCCGACCGCTCCCTGGTGCTGCCCGACACCGGGGCGGACGGCGACACGACCTTCGTGCTCAAGGCCCGGGCCCACCGACGCACCTGCCTGGACGCCGGCCTGGGCAGCAACTGCTGGCCGGTCACCGGCAGCCGGACCAGCGACGAGGAGTCCGGGCTGTTCCGGACCCTGAGCCTCGACGGAGCGGCCTCGTGGCGCGTGTCGGGCACCGTGGTGGCCCGCACGACCGAGGGCGCCCAGCGGCTGCTCACGCCGTTCGGTGGCGTGCAGGCCTCCGCCTCGTCGGTCTACCTCGGCGAGCCGGGGGTCGCTCCCCAGCTCGCCGCCGACGCCGACCCCGCGACGTTCTGGGCCGCGGGCCAGGGCGACGACGAGCCCACCCTCCGCCTCTCCTGGGGCCGGCCCGTCCTGCTCGACGAGCTGCGCGTGGTCGCCGCCCCCGACAGCATGGCGCCGCCGACGACCGCCACCCTCGTGGCCGGCGGCGAGACCCGGGAGGTCGACCTCAGCCGTGGGATCGCGGAGTTCGAGCCGCTGCGAGCCCGGTCGGTGGAGGTGCGCTTCGACGCCCAGCCGGACTCGACGCGCCCCCTCGGCGTCGCCGAGGTCACCGCGCCGGCACTGCAGTCGCTGGTCGAGCCCCTGGACCGCACGAGCCCGACCGGAGCCATCTGCGGCCTGGGGCCCGAGGTCGTCGTGGACGGTGTCGTGCACCCGACCCGGGTCACCGGGGTGATCGGCGACGTGGTGGACGGCACGGCCCTGCGCCTGGAGTCCTGTGGCGCACCGATCCCCGTCGACGCCGGCACCCACCGGCTCGGCGTCGTCTCGACGGCGCAGTTCGCCCCGGCCTCGGTGGTGCTGCGACCCAGCGCGCAGCCGGACACCGCAGCGACGTCCCAGGCGGACCGGCCGGTCGTCGGCTCGTGGGGGAGCACGAGCCGCACGGTGCGACTCGACCCCGGACCCGAGCGGCTGCTCGTCGTCAACGAGAACTTCAACCCCGGCTGGGCGGCCTCGCTGGACGGGACCGCCCTCGAGCCGGTCCGGGTCGACGGGTGGAAGCAGGGCTTCGTCGTGCCCGCGGGCGACGGCGGCGACGTCGACCTGGACTTCGGGCCCGGCACCACCTACCGCCTCGCGCTGCTGGCCGGGCTGCTCGGCGCGCTGGCGCTCGTGCTGGCGCTGGTGCGGGGGCTGCGGGCCGACCGGCGCCGGTCCGTGAGGACCCGCAGCGAGGTCGCCGAGCGGACCGCGGTGCTGACGGTGGCAGACCAGCACCGCCCACGCACCGCCTGGGTGGTGGCCGGCGCCGTGGCGCTGGCGGTGCTCGGTGGGCCGGCGCTCCTCCTCGGCCTCCTCGTCGGCGTCGTCGCTCGGCGGTTCCTGGGGGACCCGGGCCTCGTCGGTGCGCTGCTCGTCGGTGCCGCGGGGGTCGCCGCGGGGTTCGTCGCGACGACGACCCCCGGGCTGCCGCCGCTGCTCTGCGACGTCGTCGCCGGCGCCGGGGTCGGCTGTGTCGGGTTCGCGCTGCTGGTCGGCCCGGGCCGTCGCCGGCCGGAGCCGCGCGCGAGCGAGGAGGTGGACCGTGTCCTGGTTCCGTGA
- a CDS encoding class I SAM-dependent methyltransferase: MADKIPGWLTREQARLLHDEALRLPPGATMLEIGSHQGRSTVVLGQVARAGGGTVIAIDPFVEGRLFGGTPTRTKFLRHLEEADVVDVVRHVEDYSTRARPGWDEGFDYLYIDGKHDFWTFSDDLRWRSFLPRGASVLVHDAYSSIGVTLGILVRVLFARDLTYVRREGSMALFRTARPRLADRVRIVREVPWWLRNVGIKVLLRLRLRPVARLVGHDSPYDPY; encoded by the coding sequence GTGGCCGACAAGATCCCCGGCTGGCTGACCCGCGAGCAGGCCAGGCTGCTCCACGACGAGGCGCTGAGGCTTCCCCCCGGGGCGACGATGCTCGAGATCGGCAGCCACCAGGGCCGCTCGACGGTCGTGCTCGGCCAGGTCGCCCGTGCCGGGGGCGGCACCGTGATCGCCATCGACCCCTTCGTCGAGGGCCGCCTGTTCGGCGGCACACCGACCAGGACCAAGTTCCTCCGGCACCTCGAGGAGGCCGACGTCGTCGACGTCGTCCGGCACGTGGAGGACTACTCCACCCGGGCCCGCCCCGGCTGGGACGAGGGCTTCGACTACCTCTACATCGACGGCAAGCACGACTTCTGGACCTTCAGCGACGACCTGCGCTGGCGCTCGTTCCTCCCGCGCGGTGCCTCGGTCCTGGTGCACGACGCCTACTCCTCGATCGGCGTCACCCTCGGCATCCTGGTGCGGGTGCTCTTCGCCCGTGACCTCACCTACGTGCGGCGTGAGGGGTCCATGGCGCTGTTCCGGACGGCTCGGCCGCGCCTGGCCGACCGGGTGCGCATCGTGCGCGAGGTGCCGTGGTGGCTGCGCAACGTCGGCATCAAGGTGCTGCTGCGCCTGCGCCTGCGTCCGGTGGCCCGTCTCGTCGGCCACGACTCGCCGTACGACCCGTACTGA
- a CDS encoding lipopolysaccharide biosynthesis protein produces MPSPATTDGGTGLRGSAGIAVAMLVMNVATYGFQVVSARLLGPAEYGAVAGLMAFLLVLSVPQLGLQATAARRIAADDDHAQAVERSILRLSYRVALVISLAALAATPLVAHLLRLDSLWPAVLVALAAGPLTVMGGQAGVLQGERRWRSLGLLYLAMGLPRLVLGCVFVAVSPTATAAMLAVLVGLLAPVAVGTVALRRPRAGTEPDADAAPARRVLAEIATSSVVLLAFFVLQNVDILIARRTLDEHTAGLYAGGLIVTKAVLFLPQFVIVVLFPSMSAHASRRAALVRGLLVLAGTGVVCTLGGYLLSPVALVFVGGAEYAEVETRLWLFALLGILLATLQLLVYSALGRQSHRSTYLIWAGVAVIVVAGMLAGSLTGLAAAVGAVDAVLVVVLTALALREVSRPDRAGDPSRLD; encoded by the coding sequence GTGCCCAGTCCCGCGACCACCGACGGTGGCACCGGCCTGCGCGGCAGCGCCGGCATCGCGGTCGCGATGCTGGTGATGAACGTCGCGACGTACGGCTTCCAGGTCGTCTCGGCCCGTCTCCTCGGGCCGGCCGAGTACGGCGCGGTGGCCGGTCTGATGGCGTTCCTGCTCGTGCTGTCGGTGCCGCAGCTGGGGCTGCAGGCCACCGCGGCCCGCCGCATCGCCGCCGACGACGACCACGCCCAGGCCGTCGAGCGGTCGATCCTGCGCCTCTCCTACAGGGTCGCGCTGGTGATCAGCCTGGCCGCCCTGGCCGCCACCCCGCTGGTGGCGCACCTGCTGCGTCTCGACAGCCTCTGGCCCGCCGTCCTGGTGGCCCTCGCGGCCGGCCCGCTCACGGTGATGGGCGGGCAGGCCGGCGTCCTCCAGGGCGAGCGGCGCTGGCGCTCGCTCGGGCTGCTCTACCTGGCCATGGGGCTCCCCCGGCTCGTCCTGGGCTGCGTGTTCGTCGCGGTCAGCCCCACGGCGACCGCGGCGATGCTCGCCGTCCTGGTCGGCCTGCTCGCCCCGGTCGCCGTCGGCACGGTCGCGCTGCGCCGGCCCCGCGCGGGCACCGAGCCCGACGCCGACGCCGCGCCCGCCCGCCGGGTGCTGGCCGAGATCGCCACCAGCTCGGTGGTGCTGCTCGCGTTCTTCGTGCTCCAGAACGTCGACATCCTCATCGCCCGCCGCACCCTCGACGAGCACACCGCCGGGCTCTACGCCGGCGGCCTGATCGTCACCAAGGCGGTGCTGTTCCTCCCCCAGTTCGTCATCGTCGTGCTCTTCCCGTCGATGTCGGCGCACGCCTCGCGCCGCGCCGCGCTCGTGCGCGGGCTGCTCGTGCTGGCCGGCACCGGCGTCGTGTGCACCCTCGGCGGCTACCTCCTCAGCCCGGTGGCCCTGGTGTTCGTCGGCGGCGCCGAGTACGCCGAGGTCGAGACCCGGTTGTGGCTCTTCGCGCTGCTCGGCATCCTGCTCGCCACCCTGCAGCTGCTCGTCTACTCCGCGCTCGGACGCCAGAGCCACCGCTCGACGTACCTGATCTGGGCCGGCGTCGCCGTCATCGTGGTCGCCGGCATGCTCGCCGGCAGCCTGACCGGGCTGGCGGCGGCCGTCGGCGCCGTCGACGCCGTCCTGGTCGTCGTCCTGACGGCCCTGGCGCTGCGCGAGGTCAGCCGCCCCGACCGGGCCGGCGACCCGTCGCGGCTCGACTGA
- a CDS encoding glycosyltransferase family 4 protein, with amino-acid sequence MHPLDDLAGKHVVFLSWRDTRNPEGGGAERYLEKVAGGLAALGCRVTILCAAHAAAPPDETVDGVHYVRRGSKITVYLRGMLALATRRLGRVDLVVDVQNGLPFFSRLVTRAPVVVLVHHVHREQWGVLFGPLMARVGWWIERRFAPWLYRRCQYVAVSRATRAELAELGVDPRRVAVVHNGTDRVVRVDETKAPEPTIAVVGRLVPHKQVEHAVDAVVALRAEHPGIHLEVVGNGWLGGEPPRVRRRARRDLVTFHGHVEEHTKHEVYARSWLLALPSIKEGWGLVIGEAAMHATPTVAYSSAGGTRESVRADVTGLLVDDQDGLTAAIDRLVRDHDLRARLGTAALAMSHSYTWEHAQESFGVVVLAALEGRVIDAQDPDEGA; translated from the coding sequence ATGCACCCGCTCGACGACCTCGCCGGCAAGCACGTGGTGTTCCTCAGCTGGCGCGACACCCGCAACCCCGAGGGCGGTGGCGCCGAGCGCTACCTGGAGAAGGTCGCCGGCGGCCTGGCCGCGCTGGGGTGCCGCGTGACCATCCTGTGCGCGGCCCACGCCGCCGCGCCGCCCGACGAGACCGTCGACGGCGTCCACTACGTGCGCCGGGGCTCGAAGATCACCGTCTACCTGCGCGGCATGCTCGCCCTGGCGACCCGCCGCCTGGGCCGCGTCGACCTCGTCGTCGACGTGCAGAACGGGCTCCCGTTCTTCTCGCGCCTGGTGACGCGGGCGCCGGTGGTGGTGCTCGTGCACCACGTGCACCGCGAGCAGTGGGGCGTACTGTTCGGCCCCCTGATGGCCCGGGTCGGGTGGTGGATCGAGCGGCGCTTCGCGCCCTGGCTCTACCGACGCTGCCAGTACGTCGCGGTCTCGCGGGCCACCCGCGCGGAGCTCGCCGAGCTCGGCGTCGACCCGCGCCGGGTCGCGGTCGTGCACAACGGCACCGACCGCGTCGTCCGCGTGGACGAGACCAAGGCGCCCGAGCCGACGATCGCCGTCGTCGGGCGGCTCGTGCCCCACAAGCAGGTCGAGCACGCCGTCGACGCCGTGGTCGCGCTGCGCGCAGAGCACCCCGGCATCCACCTCGAGGTGGTCGGCAACGGGTGGTTGGGAGGCGAACCTCCACGAGTACGTCGCCGAGCGCGGCGCGACCTGGTGACCTTCCACGGCCACGTCGAGGAGCACACCAAGCACGAGGTGTACGCCCGCTCCTGGCTGCTCGCCCTGCCCTCGATCAAGGAGGGCTGGGGCCTGGTCATCGGCGAGGCCGCGATGCACGCGACGCCGACGGTCGCCTACTCCTCGGCCGGCGGCACCCGCGAGTCGGTGCGGGCCGACGTGACCGGCCTCCTCGTCGACGACCAGGACGGGCTCACCGCGGCCATCGACCGGCTCGTGCGCGACCACGACCTGCGGGCCCGGCTCGGCACGGCGGCGCTGGCGATGAGCCACTCCTACACGTGGGAGCACGCACAGGAGTCGTTCGGCGTCGTGGTCCTCGCCGCCCTGGAGGGACGCGTAATCGACGCTCAGGACCCCGACGAGGGGGCCTGA
- a CDS encoding class I SAM-dependent methyltransferase produces MSWIPGRATSPTRRRSTLRRSVALLRAFRHEQPDPPRFYTALARDSVEQLSGYADLDGALLLDVGGGPGYFRDAFTAAGARYVALDADVGELSGLGEMPPGTVLGSGMALPFRDASLDVCYSSNVLEHVSDPWLMAEEMLRVTRPGGTVFLSYTVWFGPWGGHETAPWHYLGGRRARARYRRKHGREPKNRYGESLFKVTVAEALEWSRRQDLADVVEVLPRYNPAWSWWLLRVPVVRELATWNLALVLRRR; encoded by the coding sequence GTGAGCTGGATCCCCGGGCGCGCCACGTCGCCGACGAGACGTCGCTCCACCCTGCGCCGCTCGGTGGCGCTGCTGCGCGCGTTCCGCCACGAGCAGCCCGACCCGCCGCGGTTCTACACCGCGCTGGCCCGCGACTCGGTGGAGCAGCTCAGCGGCTACGCCGACCTCGACGGCGCCCTGCTGCTCGACGTCGGCGGGGGACCGGGCTACTTCCGCGACGCCTTCACCGCGGCCGGGGCCCGCTACGTCGCCCTCGACGCCGACGTCGGCGAGCTCTCCGGGCTCGGCGAGATGCCACCCGGCACGGTGCTCGGCAGCGGGATGGCGCTGCCGTTCCGCGACGCGAGCCTCGACGTGTGCTACTCCTCCAACGTCCTGGAGCACGTCAGCGACCCGTGGCTGATGGCCGAGGAGATGCTGCGGGTGACGCGGCCGGGCGGCACGGTGTTCCTCAGCTACACCGTCTGGTTCGGCCCGTGGGGCGGGCACGAGACGGCGCCCTGGCACTACCTCGGTGGGCGCCGGGCGCGCGCCCGCTACCGGCGCAAGCACGGCCGGGAGCCGAAGAACAGGTACGGCGAGTCGCTGTTCAAGGTCACCGTGGCCGAGGCCCTCGAGTGGTCGCGCCGCCAGGACCTCGCCGACGTCGTCGAGGTGCTCCCGCGCTACAACCCGGCCTGGTCGTGGTGGCTGCTGCGGGTGCCGGTGGTGCGCGAGCTGGCCACCTGGAACCTGGCTCTCGTGCTCCGTCGGAGGTAG
- a CDS encoding DUF3068 domain-containing protein, translating to MLIALGGFLLVAGLVALVWAPGVVKKTPVDVDSVTHLSGEGGRVDTATGQITVGPVVASSITKVDTDASDDDVAVFVSTSCLMKDEGDVPDCLDGDDDRLLSASTSLFATDRDTALSVDNGSYLPEGSPQPRGLQNKWPFDAEKKDYEYWDGTAGVSVTAAYDREQDILGLKTYVYRVVVEDAPIEVAEGVEGTYSSTKEIYVDPVTGAIIHQTDDQERYIGSGAEATQALELQLAFTEDQQQTNVDDAESNATSLALVTKWIPIIGLVGGLLALVAGILLVLREGRRTDHAVADDVYADKTTTDA from the coding sequence GTGCTGATCGCACTCGGCGGGTTCCTGCTCGTGGCCGGTCTGGTGGCCCTCGTCTGGGCCCCCGGCGTGGTGAAGAAGACCCCGGTCGACGTGGACTCGGTGACCCACCTCTCCGGCGAGGGCGGCCGGGTCGACACCGCCACCGGCCAGATCACGGTCGGACCGGTCGTCGCCTCCAGCATCACCAAGGTCGACACCGACGCCTCCGACGACGACGTCGCGGTCTTCGTCAGCACCTCCTGCCTGATGAAGGACGAGGGCGACGTGCCCGACTGCCTCGACGGCGACGACGACCGCCTCCTCTCCGCCAGCACCAGCCTGTTCGCCACCGACCGCGACACCGCGCTGTCGGTCGACAACGGCAGCTACCTGCCCGAGGGCAGCCCGCAGCCGCGCGGCCTGCAGAACAAGTGGCCCTTCGACGCCGAGAAGAAGGACTACGAGTACTGGGACGGCACCGCCGGTGTCTCGGTCACGGCCGCCTACGACCGCGAGCAGGACATCCTGGGGCTCAAGACCTACGTCTACCGCGTGGTCGTCGAGGACGCCCCGATCGAGGTCGCCGAGGGCGTCGAGGGCACCTACAGCAGCACCAAGGAGATCTACGTCGACCCGGTGACCGGCGCGATCATCCACCAGACCGACGACCAGGAGCGCTACATCGGCTCGGGCGCCGAGGCCACCCAGGCCCTCGAGCTGCAGCTGGCCTTCACCGAGGACCAGCAGCAGACCAACGTCGACGACGCCGAGAGCAACGCGACGTCGCTGGCCCTGGTGACCAAGTGGATCCCGATCATCGGCCTGGTCGGCGGGCTCCTGGCCCTGGTCGCCGGCATCCTGCTCGTCCTGCGCGAGGGGCGCCGCACCGACCACGCCGTCGCCGACGACGTCTACGCCGACAAGACGACCACGGACGCCTGA
- a CDS encoding AAA family ATPase, giving the protein MTLSPDQASRFQRVFTDVVDNMGLALLGKDRVVRLAVTCLLAEGHLLLEDLPGTGKTMLARALANSVEGSHARIQFTPDLLPTDVTGVTVYDQHKGTFSFHEGPIFHDIVLADEINRASPKTQSALLEVMEEGHVTVDGTTHDVPRPFMVIATQNPIEQAGTYQLPEAQLDRFLMKTSVGHPGAEATEQLLMDAGVRDRASLVKPVLSRADVADLAAAAAEVHVDRSLIRYVRELAEASREADQVKLGLSARGCLALIRVTKVWAAAAGRTAVVPQDIHDLAHPVLCHRVLLDAHAQYGGVHVDAVIDRLLRDVPPPRDRA; this is encoded by the coding sequence GTGACACTCAGCCCTGACCAGGCGTCGCGGTTCCAGCGCGTCTTCACCGACGTCGTCGACAACATGGGGCTGGCGCTGCTCGGCAAGGACCGGGTGGTCCGCCTCGCGGTGACCTGCCTGCTCGCCGAGGGCCACCTGCTCCTCGAGGACCTCCCGGGCACCGGGAAGACCATGCTGGCCCGCGCCCTGGCCAACTCCGTCGAGGGCAGCCACGCGCGGATCCAGTTCACCCCCGACCTGCTCCCGACCGACGTCACCGGGGTGACGGTCTACGACCAGCACAAGGGCACCTTCTCCTTTCACGAGGGGCCGATCTTCCACGACATCGTGCTCGCCGACGAGATCAACCGGGCCTCCCCGAAGACGCAGTCGGCCCTGCTCGAGGTGATGGAGGAGGGTCACGTCACCGTCGACGGCACCACCCACGACGTGCCCCGGCCGTTCATGGTGATCGCCACGCAGAACCCGATCGAGCAGGCCGGCACCTACCAGCTGCCCGAGGCCCAGCTCGACCGCTTCCTCATGAAGACCTCCGTGGGCCACCCCGGCGCCGAGGCGACCGAGCAGCTGCTCATGGACGCCGGGGTCCGCGACCGCGCGAGCCTGGTGAAGCCGGTCCTCAGCCGCGCCGACGTCGCCGACCTGGCCGCCGCGGCGGCCGAGGTGCACGTCGACCGGTCGCTGATCCGCTACGTCCGCGAGCTCGCCGAGGCCTCCCGCGAGGCCGACCAGGTCAAGCTCGGGCTCTCCGCGCGCGGCTGCCTGGCCCTCATCCGGGTGACCAAGGTCTGGGCCGCCGCCGCCGGCCGGACCGCCGTCGTCCCCCAGGACATCCACGACCTGGCGCACCCCGTGCTCTGCCACCGGGTCCTCCTCGACGCGCACGCCCAGTACGGCGGCGTCCACGTCGACGCCGTCATCGACCGGCTCCTGCGCGACGTGCCGCCGCCTCGCGACCGTGCGTGA